One window of Thalassovita mediterranea genomic DNA carries:
- a CDS encoding SGNH/GDSL hydrolase family protein, which translates to MMSALRLLSALAAATLVAAAPAVAQAGPQDENYVRMANYRTPGLPVVHLFGDSIMRGYALRKFPDQYSPEEVESEILWPLRSPASMLKFIAEDDYWAGYAGGTGLPYTTDPKGNTVYARVDNGQVFDDDFIVISDAGEHNNNPAEYYLMLRSLRTLLCAYDVDVLYVNTYDDIAPGALAIENEDQYRWSVPIDGVTMNSTFEKAANEEIADCKADAHLIDIVPDMIALKERGLSPIQPDGIHPNITGQWLIAFKIDSKVREIMEARAGAGAGDEILAGLETSAEH; encoded by the coding sequence ATGATGTCAGCACTTCGTCTATTGTCTGCACTGGCCGCTGCCACGCTGGTCGCCGCTGCTCCGGCTGTGGCGCAAGCCGGGCCGCAGGATGAAAACTATGTGCGGATGGCGAACTATCGCACGCCAGGCCTGCCGGTGGTTCACCTCTTCGGCGACAGCATCATGCGCGGCTATGCGCTCAGAAAGTTTCCTGACCAGTATTCCCCTGAAGAGGTCGAGAGCGAGATCCTGTGGCCGCTGCGCTCTCCTGCATCGATGCTCAAATTCATTGCAGAAGACGATTACTGGGCCGGTTACGCTGGCGGGACAGGTCTGCCGTACACAACGGACCCCAAGGGCAACACGGTCTATGCACGGGTCGATAATGGCCAGGTGTTCGATGACGACTTCATCGTGATCAGCGATGCCGGCGAGCATAATAACAATCCAGCTGAATACTATCTCATGCTGAGAAGCCTGCGGACCCTTCTCTGCGCCTATGACGTCGATGTGCTGTACGTAAACACGTATGACGACATCGCGCCGGGCGCCCTGGCCATCGAGAATGAGGACCAGTATCGCTGGTCAGTTCCAATCGACGGTGTGACGATGAACTCCACTTTCGAAAAGGCAGCCAATGAAGAGATCGCCGACTGCAAGGCGGATGCTCACCTGATCGACATTGTGCCCGACATGATCGCACTGAAGGAGCGGGGGCTTTCGCCGATCCAGCCTGATGGCATTCACCCGAACATTACCGGTCAGTGGCTGATCGCCTTTAAGATCGATAGCAAGGTGCGTGAAATCATGGAGGCCCGCGCCGGTGCCGGTGCAGGCGACGAGATCCTGGCGGGGCTGGAAACTTCAGCAGAACATTAG
- a CDS encoding catalase, translated as MADNSKKLTTTSGAPWPNNQDSLTAGERGPLLMQDYQLIEKLAHQNRERIPERTVHAKGWGAHGELVITEDISKYTKAKVLQKGAKSPLIARFSTVAGERGAADHERDVRGFSLKIYTEEGNWDMVGNNTPVFFVRDPYKFPDFIHTQKRHPKTNMRSPTAMWDFWSLSPESLHQVTILMSDRGLPTSPMHMNGYGSHTFSLWNDEGERFWVKFHFKTEQGHEHYTNDEAEEVTGKTREGYQERLFNAIEDGKFPRWKFQIQIMPELEAEQCDFNPFDLTKVWPHADYPPIDVGYFELNRNPENYFAEIENVAFSPSNIVPGISWSPDKMLQARIFSYADAHRYRLGTHYDQIPVNRPKCPVHHYHKDGEMNVYGGIKTGDPNAYYEPNSFKGPVEVPEAQEPPLRISGDADRFNHRKEDDYSQVRVLFEKVLEDDEKERLFMNIAGTWGAVPEEICERQLAEFKKVHPDYEAGVRKAWEKVKADGDYKPNAAPVTDKTPQTVPAE; from the coding sequence ATGGCCGATAATAGCAAGAAGCTGACAACGACATCCGGCGCCCCGTGGCCGAACAATCAGGATTCCCTGACCGCCGGTGAGCGCGGCCCCCTGCTGATGCAGGACTACCAGCTCATCGAGAAACTCGCCCACCAGAACCGGGAGCGTATTCCAGAGCGGACCGTCCACGCAAAAGGCTGGGGCGCGCATGGCGAGCTCGTCATCACCGAAGACATCTCGAAATATACCAAGGCCAAAGTGCTGCAGAAGGGTGCCAAGTCCCCGCTCATCGCGCGCTTCTCAACCGTTGCTGGTGAGCGCGGCGCGGCTGACCATGAGCGCGATGTGCGCGGCTTCTCGCTGAAGATTTACACTGAGGAAGGCAACTGGGACATGGTCGGCAATAACACGCCGGTCTTCTTTGTTCGTGACCCGTACAAATTCCCGGACTTCATTCACACGCAGAAGCGCCACCCCAAAACCAATATGCGCTCCCCGACCGCCATGTGGGATTTCTGGTCACTGAGCCCCGAAAGCCTGCACCAGGTCACCATCCTGATGTCTGACCGCGGCCTGCCGACGAGCCCGATGCACATGAACGGCTATGGCTCGCACACTTTCTCGCTCTGGAACGATGAGGGCGAGCGGTTCTGGGTTAAATTCCATTTCAAGACCGAACAAGGCCACGAGCACTACACCAATGACGAGGCCGAAGAAGTCACCGGCAAGACCCGTGAGGGTTATCAGGAGCGGCTCTTCAACGCGATCGAGGACGGCAAATTCCCGCGCTGGAAATTCCAGATCCAGATCATGCCGGAACTGGAAGCCGAGCAATGCGACTTCAACCCGTTTGACCTCACCAAGGTCTGGCCGCACGCTGACTATCCACCAATTGATGTCGGCTATTTTGAGCTGAACCGTAACCCGGAGAACTATTTCGCGGAAATCGAGAATGTCGCTTTCTCGCCGTCGAACATCGTCCCTGGCATCTCGTGGAGCCCTGACAAGATGCTTCAGGCGCGGATCTTCTCCTATGCCGACGCGCACCGCTATCGCCTCGGCACGCACTACGACCAGATCCCGGTCAACCGCCCGAAGTGCCCGGTGCATCACTATCACAAGGATGGCGAAATGAACGTCTATGGCGGCATCAAGACGGGCGATCCGAACGCCTATTACGAGCCGAACTCCTTCAAGGGGCCGGTCGAAGTGCCAGAGGCGCAGGAGCCGCCGCTTCGCATCAGCGGCGATGCAGACCGCTTTAACCACCGCAAGGAAGACGACTACTCACAGGTGCGCGTCCTCTTTGAGAAAGTGCTCGAGGATGATGAGAAGGAGCGTCTCTTCATGAACATTGCCGGCACGTGGGGCGCTGTGCCCGAAGAAATCTGCGAGCGCCAGCTTGCAGAATTCAAGAAGGTTCACCCCGACTATGAAGCCGGTGTCCGCAAGGCTTGGGAAAAGGTCAAAGCTGACGGCGACTACAAGCCGAACGCCGCGCCGGTCACCGACAAGACCCCACAAACCGTCCCAGCCGAATAG
- a CDS encoding YbaN family protein — MMIARFLGFILLGLGAIGIFLPVWPTTVFWIGAALCFARSSPAMRDWIYERPGFGPPIRNFIEDGTLSRKSKSGALLGMTLAGGISTAFLWGRWTWLAAALALLACGMAYVATRPSDPPA, encoded by the coding sequence ATGATGATCGCCCGCTTCCTCGGATTTATCCTGCTGGGTCTCGGCGCCATCGGCATCTTCCTGCCAGTCTGGCCAACCACAGTCTTCTGGATTGGCGCGGCGCTCTGCTTTGCCCGCTCCAGTCCGGCCATGCGCGACTGGATCTATGAACGCCCGGGCTTTGGCCCTCCCATCCGTAATTTCATCGAAGACGGCACCCTGTCGCGAAAGTCGAAGTCCGGTGCCTTGCTTGGCATGACGCTGGCTGGCGGTATCTCGACGGCTTTCCTCTGGGGCCGCTGGACTTGGCTTGCCGCAGCCCTCGCCCTCCTTGCCTGCGGCATGGCTTATGTAGCCACCCGCCCATCCGATCCGCCTGCCTGA
- a CDS encoding HNH endonuclease, which yields MTAEVRPLSRDHFDQLWTAQAGQCALCGKAMPRGRFDVAHASIWKKQRPTFDHIIPRAGGGPDRLNNLQLAHAICNKRKGKRQAGGSDGRVAT from the coding sequence ATGACGGCTGAAGTTCGACCGCTGAGCCGCGATCATTTCGATCAGCTTTGGACGGCGCAGGCGGGTCAGTGTGCCCTTTGCGGGAAAGCGATGCCGCGTGGCCGGTTCGATGTGGCGCATGCCAGTATCTGGAAGAAGCAACGACCGACCTTCGACCATATCATTCCGAGGGCGGGCGGCGGGCCTGACAGGCTCAACAATCTCCAGCTGGCGCACGCGATCTGCAACAAGCGCAAGGGCAAGCGTCAGGCAGGCGGATCGGATGGGCGGGTGGCTACATAA
- the folD gene encoding bifunctional methylenetetrahydrofolate dehydrogenase/methenyltetrahydrofolate cyclohydrolase FolD, producing MAERIDGKQVAADVRAKVGEAVKTLPGQPTLAVVLVGEDPASQVYVRNKVRQTEEAGMRSLHHHLPVDASQDEVEALISRLNGDDEVDGILLQLPLPKGLDEQRAIECIAPAKDVDGLTEASAGRLVLGKDGLRPCTPTGCVILAKSVLGDDLSGKNVVVIGRSILVGKPAALLFLAENCTVTIAHSRTKDLAALCRTADILVPAVGRPEMVKGDWVKPGAVVIDVGINRIDAPEKGEGKTRLVGDADFGDCEKVAGHITPVPGGVGPMTIACLLRNTVIAACYRRGWALPSGL from the coding sequence ATGGCTGAACGTATCGATGGCAAACAGGTCGCTGCGGATGTGCGCGCGAAAGTGGGCGAGGCGGTCAAGACGCTTCCGGGGCAGCCGACACTGGCTGTTGTGCTCGTCGGCGAGGACCCTGCAAGCCAGGTCTATGTGCGAAACAAGGTGCGCCAGACCGAAGAGGCTGGCATGCGCTCGCTGCACCATCACCTGCCGGTGGATGCGAGCCAGGATGAGGTAGAAGCGCTTATCTCCCGTCTGAACGGTGATGATGAGGTTGATGGCATCCTGCTCCAGCTGCCACTGCCCAAGGGGCTCGATGAGCAGCGCGCTATCGAATGCATCGCGCCGGCAAAGGATGTCGATGGTCTGACAGAGGCGAGCGCAGGGCGGCTGGTCCTTGGCAAGGATGGTCTTCGTCCATGTACGCCGACGGGCTGTGTCATCCTCGCCAAGTCGGTTCTGGGGGACGATCTTTCTGGCAAGAATGTGGTCGTGATCGGCCGCTCCATTCTGGTGGGCAAGCCTGCCGCGCTTCTATTCCTTGCAGAGAATTGCACGGTGACGATCGCGCATTCGCGCACAAAGGACCTCGCCGCGCTTTGCCGCACGGCGGACATACTGGTGCCTGCGGTCGGGCGACCTGAAATGGTCAAGGGTGACTGGGTTAAGCCCGGCGCCGTTGTGATCGATGTCGGCATCAACCGGATCGATGCGCCTGAGAAGGGCGAAGGCAAGACGCGCCTTGTTGGCGATGCGGATTTTGGCGACTGCGAGAAAGTCGCTGGCCATATCACGCCAGTGCCGGGCGGTGTCGGCCCGATGACGATTGCCTGCCTGCTGCGCAATACGGTGATCGCGGCTTGCTATCGCCGCGGCTGGGCGCTTCCGTCCGGTCTCTAG
- a CDS encoding DUF167 family protein — MRLSVRVTPNASADRIEDLTHDADGRPSLKVRVRAVPEKGKANGAVEALLAKALGLPKSAVKVVTGQTSRTKGVDIETETGSAAARQIEEWMGDG; from the coding sequence ATGCGTCTCTCGGTCCGGGTAACGCCGAATGCTTCGGCTGACCGTATCGAAGACCTGACCCATGACGCCGACGGGCGACCAAGCCTGAAAGTCCGCGTGCGCGCCGTGCCTGAAAAGGGCAAGGCGAACGGTGCTGTGGAGGCGCTGCTCGCCAAGGCGCTTGGCCTGCCGAAATCTGCCGTAAAGGTGGTGACCGGGCAGACGAGCCGCACTAAAGGCGTGGACATCGAGACCGAAACCGGCAGCGCGGCAGCGCGCCAGATCGAGGAGTGGATGGGCGATGGCTGA
- a CDS encoding YggT family protein, translated as MFDFALMQHVPPLRAQVEDGRVSRLRQADFSEKRAFPRVNLRSFHIAERGAFGLVRPLKDKEIRPVQDLALALYQYFVYPILTLILFALFAYVIMSWLFTFNILSPYGQIARQIYSMLESVLEPLLRPIRNTIPPLGQLDLSVFILALLILFIRDWLFPTLLFATPG; from the coding sequence TTGTTCGATTTCGCCCTGATGCAGCATGTGCCCCCACTTCGTGCGCAGGTTGAAGATGGAAGGGTTTCCCGCCTGCGGCAAGCGGACTTCTCAGAAAAGCGGGCCTTCCCCAGAGTGAACCTGCGCAGCTTTCATATTGCAGAGCGCGGGGCATTCGGCTTAGTCAGGCCTCTCAAAGACAAGGAGATCAGACCCGTGCAGGACCTCGCTTTGGCGCTATACCAGTACTTCGTTTATCCGATCCTGACGCTGATCCTGTTTGCGCTTTTCGCCTATGTGATCATGAGCTGGCTATTTACGTTCAATATCCTGTCGCCTTACGGCCAGATTGCCCGCCAGATCTATTCGATGCTTGAATCGGTACTTGAGCCACTGCTGCGCCCGATCCGCAACACGATCCCGCCGCTTGGCCAGCTGGACCTGTCGGTCTTTATCCTGGCGCTGTTGATCCTGTTCATCCGAGACTGGCTGTTCCCAACGCTTCTATTTGCGACTCCGGGCTGA